One Bacillus sp. 1780r2a1 DNA segment encodes these proteins:
- a CDS encoding response regulator has protein sequence MLKVAIAEDDFRIAQVQERFLQEIENVKVVGKALNAKDAIEMLEQENIDLLILDIYMPDEMGTDLLPRIRERFPKVDVIVVTAATEKDILERCLRNGVVNYLIKPVKMESFIEAIEGYQKKRRLLQARDEVDQSFVNSYFGYDKQQTVEKVLPSGIDGITLKRVKAILKDLTEGITIEEMGKTMGVSRTTARRYLEYLVSVQECHVQYDYGIVGRPERKYHLT, from the coding sequence ATGTTAAAAGTAGCCATTGCAGAGGATGATTTTCGAATCGCTCAGGTTCAAGAACGATTTTTACAAGAAATAGAGAATGTGAAAGTAGTAGGAAAGGCTTTAAATGCTAAAGACGCCATAGAAATGCTTGAGCAAGAAAATATCGATTTGCTTATTTTAGATATTTATATGCCTGATGAAATGGGAACGGATTTATTACCACGCATTCGTGAACGGTTTCCAAAAGTAGATGTTATTGTGGTGACGGCTGCCACTGAAAAGGATATTCTAGAGCGATGCTTGCGCAACGGTGTGGTCAATTACTTAATTAAGCCTGTAAAAATGGAGTCATTCATTGAAGCAATCGAAGGGTACCAGAAAAAAAGAAGGTTATTGCAAGCTCGAGATGAAGTGGACCAGTCATTTGTTAACTCGTATTTTGGTTATGATAAGCAGCAGACAGTGGAAAAAGTCTTACCATCTGGAATTGACGGAATTACGTTAAAACGAGTGAAAGCTATCTTAAAAGACCTCACAGAAGGTATTACAATTGAAGAAATGGGCAAAACGATGGGCGTCTCTCGAACAACGGCCCGTCGCTATTTAGAATATTTAGTATCGGTGCAAGAGTGTCATGTTCAGTATGATTATGGGATTGTTGGTCGGCCGGAGCGAAAGTATCATTTAACATAG
- a CDS encoding tripartite tricarboxylate transporter substrate-binding protein translates to MKKWVSLISVILMLMSCSNRDQNVQFDHVELVAPGAVGGGADLTARTMQHVLQQEVMDIPVSVVNKTQSQGEEAWRYVQKHEKGNVISGNSSLLITNHLLGQSQLTYKDFTPLAILATEWEVIVVPSSSSITTMKSLMDALRENHHLLKIGLSPRLGNDDHLSFVQAAQKANVETSRLAFYVYGSSHGVLDALQENEVQVAPMSLSEAKSAYKRGDVRILGVSAPQRLAEFNNVPTWKEEGVDVVFSHWRGLMGPPNMTQEEIDYWNQTIYKMVNTKAWKQLLKENDFYPFYKNSSGASVFLERQSKLYEELMNGK, encoded by the coding sequence ATGAAGAAGTGGGTTAGTTTAATAAGCGTAATTCTTATGTTAATGAGCTGCAGCAACCGTGATCAAAACGTTCAATTTGATCACGTAGAATTAGTAGCTCCAGGAGCGGTTGGAGGTGGAGCAGACTTAACCGCTAGGACTATGCAGCATGTGTTACAGCAAGAAGTAATGGATATACCTGTTTCTGTTGTGAATAAAACACAAAGTCAAGGAGAAGAAGCATGGCGGTATGTACAGAAACATGAAAAAGGCAATGTCATTTCAGGTAACTCTAGCTTATTAATTACGAATCATTTACTAGGACAAAGTCAGTTAACGTATAAAGACTTTACACCTCTGGCGATTTTGGCAACCGAATGGGAAGTCATCGTTGTTCCAAGCTCTTCCTCCATTACGACGATGAAGAGTTTGATGGATGCTTTAAGAGAAAACCATCATTTATTAAAGATTGGATTATCTCCTCGATTAGGAAATGACGATCATTTGTCGTTTGTACAAGCAGCGCAGAAAGCAAACGTTGAAACTTCTCGCTTAGCTTTTTATGTATATGGAAGCAGCCATGGCGTACTAGATGCGCTCCAAGAAAATGAAGTTCAAGTAGCTCCTATGTCGCTATCAGAAGCAAAAAGTGCGTACAAGCGAGGAGACGTTCGGATTTTAGGCGTTTCAGCTCCACAGCGCTTAGCGGAATTTAACAATGTTCCAACTTGGAAAGAAGAAGGGGTTGACGTTGTTTTTAGCCACTGGAGAGGATTGATGGGTCCACCGAATATGACGCAAGAAGAAATTGATTACTGGAATCAAACCATATACAAAATGGTCAATACGAAGGCGTGGAAACAGCTTTTAAAAGAAAATGATTTTTACCCTTTTTATAAGAATAGCAGCGGTGCGTCTGTATTTTTGGAAAGACAAAGTAAGCTATATGAAGAATTAATGAACGGCAAGTAA
- a CDS encoding LysR family transcriptional regulator gives MDDRDWLILQLLYQEKNITKAAKLLYISQPALTNRLQQMEKEFGVQIVNRGRRGIHFTPQGEYLAKSADKMIAHLQHIKDHVLNMGDKLTGTLRLGVSNFFTDYKLPGLLRLFKDKYPDVEFKVTTGWSSDVVNLLHHQDVHIAFVKGDYNWRNEKRLLFEETICIASKKPIEIDDLPHLPRIDYHQDRFLKTAVDHWWSENFNQPPSVSIHVDKADTCKKMVENGLGYAMLPHMLVEDVEGLHVIPMQNEDGTALLRKTWMYFHEESLEIKIVKAFIEFIEEINLHDIH, from the coding sequence ATGGACGATCGAGATTGGCTCATTTTACAGCTTTTATACCAAGAAAAAAATATCACAAAAGCTGCAAAGCTACTTTATATTTCACAACCAGCCCTGACGAACCGCTTGCAGCAGATGGAAAAAGAATTCGGTGTCCAAATTGTTAATCGTGGGCGCAGAGGTATCCATTTTACACCTCAAGGAGAATATTTAGCAAAATCTGCTGATAAAATGATTGCGCATCTCCAACACATAAAAGACCACGTTTTAAATATGGGCGATAAGCTAACGGGTACACTAAGGCTTGGCGTCTCGAATTTCTTTACGGATTACAAATTACCAGGACTTTTGCGCTTATTTAAAGACAAATATCCTGATGTCGAATTTAAAGTTACCACCGGATGGAGCAGTGACGTTGTAAACCTCTTACACCATCAAGATGTTCATATTGCTTTTGTAAAAGGTGATTATAACTGGCGCAATGAAAAGAGACTTCTCTTTGAAGAAACCATTTGCATTGCTTCTAAAAAACCTATTGAGATAGATGATCTCCCACACTTACCTCGAATCGATTATCATCAAGACCGTTTTTTGAAGACCGCTGTTGACCATTGGTGGAGCGAAAATTTCAATCAACCTCCAAGCGTCAGTATTCACGTAGACAAAGCGGATACGTGTAAAAAGATGGTTGAAAATGGGCTTGGATACGCGATGCTCCCTCACATGCTAGTTGAAGATGTTGAAGGACTTCACGTCATTCCGATGCAAAACGAAGATGGAACCGCTCTACTTCGAAAGACGTGGATGTACTTTCATGAAGAGTCACTTGAAATTAAAATTGTTAAGGCCTTTATTGAATTTATTGAAGAGATTAATCTGCACGATATTCATTAA
- a CDS encoding AbrB family transcriptional regulator, with the protein MKATLSFSSTFLLITLSALGGLLLSSLGMSIGWMIGTLIVATTLAITRPQFLKIPSNSKGMPKIWLYVGQLILAIELGQQINLTVVSTFVDNWLPVSIILLISILFSLGSGFILFKFTSNDLLTSLFSTAPGGLSAMPGIAEEVGANTATVSVVQIMRVFLVVLTVPLLVSSLGEKAIVATTSEAASSFSLESVLWTFTLVVAAFIGYLIGKRFKFPAPWLVGGMLTVGITQVAGSALVGYNLTAWWPHLVLIMAQVIIATSIGSRFRADMFQGMKRTIGVAFISTIVLIGTMFICAYIVSEIGGIPFITTALAFAPGGVAEMATTSVVLGADAPFVVAVQVFRILIVSLLLPPIFRWFYRVGEQRVHTHAKVQER; encoded by the coding sequence ATGAAAGCAACATTATCTTTTTCATCTACGTTTTTATTGATTACACTAAGTGCTTTAGGCGGACTGCTACTATCTTCATTAGGAATGTCAATCGGCTGGATGATCGGCACACTTATTGTCGCAACAACTTTAGCAATTACTCGTCCTCAATTTTTGAAGATTCCTTCGAATTCTAAAGGAATGCCAAAGATTTGGCTGTACGTTGGTCAACTCATTCTAGCAATTGAGCTAGGGCAACAAATTAATCTAACAGTTGTCAGCACATTTGTAGACAATTGGCTTCCTGTATCTATCATTTTATTAATCTCTATTTTATTTTCATTAGGTTCTGGGTTTATTCTGTTTAAATTCACCTCAAATGATTTGTTAACAAGCTTGTTCAGTACAGCTCCCGGTGGATTAAGTGCCATGCCAGGGATTGCAGAAGAGGTTGGGGCAAACACCGCAACGGTAAGTGTTGTTCAGATTATGCGGGTGTTTCTTGTTGTGCTTACGGTTCCACTTCTTGTTTCATCGTTAGGCGAGAAAGCAATAGTAGCAACAACCTCTGAGGCAGCTTCTTCTTTTAGTTTGGAGTCAGTATTATGGACGTTTACATTAGTTGTTGCAGCTTTTATTGGATACCTAATTGGCAAGCGTTTCAAATTTCCGGCTCCCTGGCTTGTTGGAGGGATGTTGACTGTAGGTATTACGCAAGTGGCAGGCTCAGCGCTTGTGGGCTATAACTTAACGGCTTGGTGGCCACATCTTGTTTTAATTATGGCTCAAGTAATCATTGCGACAAGTATCGGTTCACGCTTTCGCGCTGATATGTTTCAGGGTATGAAACGAACGATTGGAGTGGCTTTTATTAGCACAATTGTGTTAATTGGTACAATGTTTATATGTGCATATATCGTATCTGAGATTGGAGGCATTCCATTTATTACAACAGCACTTGCTTTTGCTCCAGGAGGAGTTGCGGAGATGGCGACTACTTCTGTTGTATTAGGAGCAGATGCACCGTTTGTGGTAGCTGTTCAAGTCTTTCGTATTTTAATTGTTTCGCTGTTATTACCACCCATCTTTAGATGGTTCTATCGCGTTGGGGAACAGAGAGTTCATACTCATGCCAAGGTTCAAGAAAGGTAA
- a CDS encoding class I SAM-dependent methyltransferase, producing the protein MNHEKELVVSQFGSNAKNYVKSKGHSKGADLIFLAEAAADYAGEKALDIATGGGHVANKLAGLFDEVVAFDLTPQMLLHAEEFIKSNGHENVSFVQGEAEKLPFLDEAFNLVTCRIAPHHFTDVQSFVNESARVLKKDGAFIVVDNVAPESDAHDAFYNEVEKKRDPSHHRAYKKTEWFKMLEEAGFTIELMTRFPKTFLFDDWCEMMKVPQNDKQELTGKMLSASSELKAFFHIQTDGTSIQSFQAESVLIIAKK; encoded by the coding sequence ATGAATCATGAAAAAGAGCTAGTGGTGAGTCAATTTGGCAGTAATGCTAAAAACTATGTGAAAAGCAAAGGCCATTCCAAGGGAGCTGATTTAATTTTCTTAGCAGAAGCAGCGGCTGATTATGCGGGAGAAAAAGCATTGGATATCGCAACGGGTGGAGGTCACGTGGCTAATAAGCTTGCCGGTTTATTTGATGAGGTAGTAGCTTTTGACCTTACTCCACAAATGCTTCTTCATGCAGAAGAATTTATTAAAAGTAACGGTCATGAGAACGTATCGTTTGTGCAGGGGGAAGCTGAGAAATTACCGTTCTTAGACGAAGCGTTTAATCTTGTAACATGCCGAATTGCTCCTCATCATTTTACAGATGTGCAAAGCTTTGTGAATGAATCGGCTCGGGTATTAAAAAAGGATGGAGCGTTTATAGTTGTCGATAACGTGGCGCCAGAAAGTGATGCGCATGATGCTTTTTATAACGAAGTGGAAAAGAAGCGAGATCCTAGTCATCATCGTGCTTATAAAAAAACAGAGTGGTTTAAAATGTTAGAGGAAGCGGGCTTTACAATTGAGCTAATGACGCGCTTTCCAAAAACATTTCTGTTTGATGATTGGTGTGAAATGATGAAAGTACCTCAAAACGATAAGCAAGAACTCACAGGGAAGATGCTGAGTGCTTCAAGTGAATTGAAAGCGTTCTTTCATATTCAAACAGACGGCACAAGTATTCAATCGTTTCAAGCAGAATCGGTTTTAATTATTGCTAAAAAATAA
- a CDS encoding HAD family hydrolase has product MIKAIVFDFDGLIVDTESVWYEVYCDMLEPRGVHLKIEEFASYIGTDTTALYDFLYEQFGRELTKDEIAKESLKRHQEKMKQLAAREGVLEYLKEAKELGLKIGLASSSDRAWVTSFLKELDLLDHFEVMQTRDDVEKVKPDPALYKQTVEKLGVHPSEAIAFEDSANGAKAAIAAGLQCVIVPNRLSAHLTFETYHLRIASMKEKSLQEVIEQVSH; this is encoded by the coding sequence ATGATTAAAGCAATTGTATTTGACTTTGATGGATTAATTGTAGATACAGAATCAGTTTGGTATGAAGTGTATTGCGATATGTTAGAACCTCGTGGCGTACATTTAAAAATTGAAGAGTTTGCGTCTTATATAGGAACAGATACTACAGCGCTCTACGACTTTTTATATGAGCAGTTTGGTCGTGAATTAACGAAGGACGAGATTGCGAAGGAGTCGTTAAAACGTCATCAAGAAAAAATGAAGCAGCTGGCAGCTCGTGAAGGTGTTCTGGAGTATTTAAAAGAAGCGAAAGAATTAGGTCTGAAAATTGGTTTAGCCAGCAGTTCAGACCGTGCGTGGGTGACGTCGTTTTTAAAGGAATTAGATCTCCTTGATCATTTTGAAGTGATGCAAACGCGTGATGACGTGGAAAAAGTTAAGCCAGACCCGGCTCTTTATAAGCAAACAGTTGAAAAGTTAGGCGTACATCCTTCTGAAGCCATTGCTTTTGAAGATTCTGCAAACGGTGCAAAAGCCGCTATCGCAGCAGGTTTACAATGTGTAATCGTACCGAATCGTCTGTCTGCACATTTGACTTTTGAAACGTATCATTTACGTATTGCTTCCATGAAAGAGAAGTCACTACAGGAGGTAATTGAACAGGTAAGTCATTAA
- a CDS encoding DUF3231 family protein — MSTFLPLSASEMAAIWQQYMNDKAVSCTLLHFLRHVDDQEIEQSLKATQHIIERNLDVLSALFLKENMPIPLGFNEEDLHVDAPRLFSDSFYLLYLKHVSNLLLLSATYGVDIAKREDIRTFFRKLLLLAEQLNQQVTDLLLAKKVYIQLPPIPIADSSDMAGKEMFLGHFFDEKRPLTVIEISHLISNIETNLIAKDLLLGFAQTATSEDIKAFLLKGRHIMQAHIEQLSEPLMVENIPIIMEWDYGVEKSAVPPFSEKLMMFHVSAMVSESVRNYGMSMATNPRLDLSAKYTKFTNEILQFAEETSRISIEQGWLEEPPHIPFPKIHLEP; from the coding sequence ATGAGTACATTTTTACCATTATCCGCTTCTGAAATGGCTGCGATTTGGCAACAGTACATGAATGATAAAGCTGTCTCATGCACGTTACTACACTTTCTGCGCCATGTGGATGATCAAGAAATTGAGCAGTCATTAAAAGCTACTCAGCATATTATTGAACGAAATCTAGACGTTTTAAGCGCATTGTTTTTAAAAGAAAACATGCCAATTCCGCTTGGATTTAATGAAGAAGATTTACATGTTGACGCTCCTAGACTCTTTTCGGATTCGTTTTATTTACTATATTTAAAGCATGTTTCCAATTTGCTGTTATTATCCGCTACATATGGAGTAGACATTGCAAAACGTGAAGACATTCGGACTTTTTTCAGAAAACTGCTGCTATTAGCCGAGCAGTTAAACCAACAGGTAACCGACTTACTTTTAGCCAAAAAAGTATATATTCAGCTCCCGCCAATCCCTATTGCAGACTCTTCTGATATGGCTGGAAAAGAAATGTTTTTGGGTCACTTTTTTGATGAAAAAAGACCGCTTACTGTCATTGAGATATCACATCTCATTTCAAATATTGAAACGAATCTAATCGCAAAAGATTTGCTACTTGGCTTTGCACAGACAGCAACTTCTGAAGATATTAAAGCATTTTTACTAAAAGGACGTCATATAATGCAGGCTCATATTGAACAGCTGTCTGAGCCACTGATGGTTGAAAACATTCCCATCATCATGGAATGGGATTATGGAGTTGAAAAATCTGCTGTACCACCTTTTTCAGAAAAGCTCATGATGTTTCACGTATCAGCAATGGTATCGGAAAGCGTTCGAAACTACGGCATGTCTATGGCCACTAATCCAAGGCTTGATTTATCCGCTAAATATACAAAGTTTACAAATGAAATCTTACAATTTGCTGAAGAAACATCCCGCATTAGTATTGAGCAAGGCTGGCTTGAAGAGCCTCCTCACATCCCATTTCCAAAAATACATTTAGAGCCGTAA
- the nei gene encoding endonuclease VIII, which yields MPEGPEIRRAADEVQRAITSRPVGEVWFAFEALKKYESMLTGASVKRVDTKGKAMLIRFDNGYTIYSHNQLYGKWYIRKAYQYPKTNRQLRLAIHNEQKSALLYSASDIEVLLDEEVPAHPFVSRVGPDILSEQVSVEDLIERFTSKAFYRRKWTSLLLDQSFVAGIGNYLRSEILFLAGIHPDKRPCDCTEKQIKKAAEATILLMQQSYETGGITNDLSLVEKLKEKGVKRSAYRHWVFNREGEACRIDGTEIQKIPAASRRLYYCPTCQKK from the coding sequence ATGCCGGAAGGGCCAGAAATTCGAAGAGCAGCAGATGAAGTACAAAGAGCGATTACTTCTAGGCCTGTAGGAGAAGTATGGTTTGCGTTTGAAGCATTAAAAAAATACGAAAGCATGCTTACGGGAGCATCGGTTAAGAGAGTTGATACAAAAGGGAAAGCAATGCTTATTCGCTTTGATAATGGATATACGATTTATTCACATAATCAGCTCTACGGTAAATGGTATATCAGAAAGGCGTATCAGTATCCAAAAACAAATCGGCAGCTCCGCTTAGCCATTCACAACGAGCAAAAATCAGCTCTTTTGTATAGCGCATCGGATATCGAAGTGCTGCTTGATGAAGAAGTTCCTGCTCATCCGTTTGTTTCGAGAGTCGGACCAGACATCTTAAGTGAACAAGTGAGCGTAGAGGACTTAATTGAACGTTTTACAAGCAAAGCATTTTATCGCCGAAAATGGACGTCTCTATTGCTTGACCAGAGCTTTGTAGCGGGCATTGGGAATTATTTGCGCAGTGAGATCCTGTTTTTAGCAGGTATTCACCCGGATAAGCGACCTTGTGATTGTACAGAAAAGCAGATTAAAAAAGCTGCGGAAGCAACAATTTTGCTAATGCAGCAGTCGTATGAAACGGGGGGGATTACAAACGATTTGTCTTTAGTTGAAAAGTTAAAGGAAAAAGGAGTAAAACGCTCTGCTTATCGACACTGGGTATTTAACCGAGAGGGAGAAGCGTGTCGAATAGATGGAACGGAAATTCAAAAAATTCCTGCTGCTTCGAGGCGGTTGTATTACTGTCCAACTTGCCAAAAGAAGTAA
- a CDS encoding acetylornithine deacetylase, with protein sequence MNITDVVEQVDTRQDELIELLTKLVSYKTPAPPARNTKEAQIYIAELLESYGFEIDMWDVYPNDPNVVGTLKGTNQSEYQSLIINGHIDVAAVNEGEAWDISPFQTKFEEGFIMGRGVADMKGGLAGALFAIKLLREAGMEFPGDLTFQSVIGEEVGEAGTLECCKRGYSADFAIVVDTSELQIQGQGGVITGWITVKSKQTYHDATRRQMIHAGGGLLGASAIEKMAKLIGALQELERHWAVVKSYPGFPVGTNTINPAVIEGGRNAAFIADECRLWVTVHYYPNESYEEVMKEVEDYLLQVAKADPWLRENPPTFKWGGTSMIEDRGEIFPAFEVDKNHPAVHSLVGAHREVTMKEAHINVSPTVTDGGWLADAGIATAIYGPGDLTEAHSVNEKLSVNQLLDYTKVMVQFIYEWLHTKKENAK encoded by the coding sequence ATGAACATTACAGATGTGGTAGAGCAGGTGGATACTAGACAAGATGAACTTATTGAGCTTTTGACCAAGCTCGTCTCGTATAAAACACCAGCACCACCTGCACGTAATACAAAAGAAGCGCAGATATATATTGCAGAGCTGTTGGAAAGCTATGGTTTTGAAATTGATATGTGGGACGTGTACCCAAATGATCCTAACGTTGTAGGAACGTTAAAAGGAACAAATCAAAGCGAATATCAGAGTTTAATTATTAATGGACATATTGATGTTGCGGCAGTCAACGAAGGCGAAGCATGGGATATAAGTCCTTTCCAAACGAAATTTGAAGAAGGATTCATAATGGGGAGAGGCGTTGCTGATATGAAAGGTGGACTCGCTGGAGCGCTGTTTGCCATTAAGCTTCTACGTGAAGCTGGAATGGAATTTCCGGGGGATTTAACCTTTCAATCGGTTATCGGGGAAGAGGTTGGAGAAGCTGGGACCCTTGAATGCTGCAAGCGAGGATACAGTGCAGACTTTGCGATTGTGGTTGATACAAGTGAGCTGCAAATCCAAGGTCAAGGTGGAGTCATTACGGGGTGGATAACCGTGAAAAGTAAGCAAACATATCATGATGCCACAAGAAGGCAAATGATTCATGCAGGGGGCGGCTTATTAGGAGCCAGTGCAATTGAAAAAATGGCGAAATTAATTGGTGCACTGCAGGAGCTTGAGCGCCACTGGGCTGTTGTCAAAAGCTATCCCGGTTTTCCGGTTGGAACAAATACAATCAATCCAGCTGTTATTGAAGGTGGCCGCAACGCAGCCTTTATCGCAGACGAATGCAGGCTGTGGGTGACCGTTCATTATTATCCAAATGAATCATATGAAGAGGTAATGAAAGAAGTAGAAGACTATCTGTTACAGGTTGCAAAAGCAGATCCGTGGCTAAGAGAAAATCCTCCAACGTTTAAGTGGGGAGGCACATCAATGATTGAAGATAGAGGAGAAATTTTCCCTGCATTTGAAGTAGATAAAAATCATCCAGCAGTTCACTCGTTAGTCGGTGCTCATAGAGAAGTAACAATGAAAGAAGCGCATATCAACGTTTCGCCAACGGTTACGGACGGTGGCTGGCTAGCTGATGCAGGTATAGCTACAGCTATTTATGGTCCAGGAGACTTAACGGAGGCTCACTCTGTTAATGAAAAGCTATCTGTTAATCAATTGCTTGATTACACGAAAGTGATGGTTCAATTTATTTATGAATGGCTACATACAAAAAAGGAGAATGCAAAATGA
- the tenA gene encoding thiaminase II: MKFSERLYEKVKPIWKQTHEHPFVKGMGEGTLEQDKFRFYMVQDYVYLIDYAKLFALGAVKATDVQTMGKFAALLHSTMNEEMELHRQYAKRFLITPEELETAEAAPTTLAYTHYMLHVSQNGTLAELVAALLPCMWSYWEIGKELRTKPGAKHELYSEWIDMYSSAEFGELATWCIDLMDQLAEGKSEADLTKLEEIFINTTRFEYLFWDMAYEKAMWPVHV; encoded by the coding sequence ATGAAATTTAGTGAACGTTTGTATGAAAAAGTAAAGCCGATTTGGAAGCAAACGCATGAGCATCCTTTTGTAAAAGGAATGGGAGAAGGAACGTTAGAACAAGATAAGTTTCGCTTTTATATGGTGCAAGATTACGTGTATTTGATTGACTATGCGAAGCTGTTTGCTCTTGGAGCAGTAAAAGCAACAGATGTTCAAACAATGGGGAAATTTGCAGCGTTATTACATTCAACAATGAATGAAGAGATGGAGTTACATAGACAATATGCAAAGCGTTTTTTAATTACCCCTGAAGAGTTAGAAACAGCAGAGGCAGCTCCAACAACGCTTGCTTACACGCACTACATGCTTCATGTTTCTCAAAACGGAACCTTAGCGGAACTTGTTGCGGCACTCCTGCCTTGCATGTGGAGCTATTGGGAGATTGGAAAAGAGCTTCGCACCAAGCCTGGTGCAAAGCATGAACTTTATAGTGAATGGATTGATATGTACAGCTCAGCTGAATTTGGTGAACTGGCGACTTGGTGTATTGATTTAATGGATCAACTAGCAGAAGGAAAATCAGAAGCAGATCTTACTAAGTTAGAAGAAATTTTTATTAATACGACGCGCTTTGAATACTTATTCTGGGATATGGCTTACGAAAAAGCGATGTGGCCTGTTCATGTATAA
- a CDS encoding ABC transporter ATP-binding protein yields MYKKALEFETVTFSYEESRGAILESLNFDIEEGEFVSIVGASGSGKSTLFRLITGLEIEQAGRILINNQQHHNRFGHVGYMPQEDLLLPWRTILDNAALPLELKGVPKDEAYIQAKELLSEFGLKGYEQRFPSDLSGGMKQRVSFLRTVLSGSNVLLLDEPFSALDAITRLSMQEWLLEQWQKRNQTILFITHDVQEALFLSDRIFIFDKQPLKGFKQVKVPLERPRALQDIDRPEIVKLKHQLMQELRMKVDA; encoded by the coding sequence ATGTATAAAAAGGCTTTGGAGTTTGAAACGGTGACTTTTTCATATGAAGAAAGCAGAGGAGCGATCTTGGAATCTCTTAATTTTGATATTGAAGAAGGAGAATTTGTAAGCATTGTCGGCGCAAGCGGTTCCGGAAAGAGCACGTTATTTCGCCTTATTACCGGGTTAGAGATAGAGCAGGCGGGACGAATTTTAATTAATAATCAGCAGCACCACAATCGCTTTGGGCATGTGGGATACATGCCTCAAGAAGATCTTCTTTTACCTTGGAGGACCATTCTAGATAACGCTGCTTTGCCTTTAGAGTTAAAAGGGGTACCAAAAGACGAAGCGTATATACAAGCAAAAGAACTGCTCAGTGAATTTGGTTTAAAAGGATATGAACAGAGGTTTCCATCTGATTTATCAGGAGGAATGAAGCAGCGTGTTTCATTCCTACGCACGGTACTGAGTGGCTCGAACGTGCTTTTGCTGGACGAACCGTTCAGTGCTTTGGATGCTATTACTCGTCTATCCATGCAGGAGTGGCTCCTTGAGCAGTGGCAAAAGCGTAATCAAACCATTTTGTTTATCACGCATGATGTGCAGGAAGCGTTGTTCTTATCAGACCGTATTTTTATCTTTGATAAGCAACCTTTAAAGGGATTTAAACAAGTGAAGGTACCTCTTGAAAGACCAAGAGCTCTGCAGGACATAGATCGACCAGAGATTGTAAAGCTGAAGCACCAACTAATGCAAGAGCTCAGGATGAAGGTGGATGCATGA
- a CDS encoding ABC transporter permease, with amino-acid sequence MKRIQEWSLPIVLTFVLLIIWQVTAYIVGMPFILPSPVEVCVRIWELKEVLFIEHLPSTLLIILIGLAISIVVGVLVATWMNNNKTIERAIYPILVASQTIPIIALAPIFVLWFGYSIWSKVVVTVLITFFPITVNTFDGLRSTRREHVELLKTMGATKRDLFMKLSVPAALPHFYSGLKVAVTLSVIGAAIGEWLGAQAGLGYFSRRMMTQFDGAGVFAPIVVLSLIGIISFIGITWIERRSLKWRKAK; translated from the coding sequence ATGAAAAGGATACAAGAGTGGAGCTTACCTATTGTTTTAACGTTCGTATTACTAATTATTTGGCAGGTTACCGCTTATATTGTGGGAATGCCCTTTATTTTACCATCTCCAGTTGAAGTGTGTGTGAGAATATGGGAGCTAAAGGAAGTGCTTTTCATTGAACATTTACCTTCAACGTTACTGATTATTTTAATAGGTTTAGCTATTTCGATTGTTGTAGGCGTCTTAGTTGCAACTTGGATGAATAACAACAAAACCATCGAGCGGGCTATCTATCCTATTTTAGTAGCTTCACAAACTATTCCAATCATAGCGTTAGCGCCTATTTTTGTACTTTGGTTTGGCTATTCCATCTGGAGCAAAGTAGTGGTAACGGTCTTAATTACATTTTTTCCTATTACCGTGAACACGTTTGATGGTCTTCGCTCAACGAGACGTGAACACGTTGAACTTTTAAAAACGATGGGAGCGACCAAGCGAGACCTTTTTATGAAGCTAAGCGTACCAGCCGCTTTACCTCATTTTTATTCAGGCTTAAAGGTAGCGGTAACCTTAAGCGTTATTGGAGCTGCTATCGGTGAGTGGCTCGGTGCACAAGCAGGTTTAGGTTATTTCAGTCGACGAATGATGACACAGTTTGATGGAGCCGGTGTATTCGCTCCAATCGTTGTGTTATCTCTTATTGGCATCATCTCTTTTATTGGCATTACATGGATTGAACGTAGATCACTAAAATGGAGGAAAGCTAAATGA